The genomic stretch CTGAGCCTGGCTGACAGCGGCCAGACACCCCAAGTTATCAGAGGACCCAGAAAACCTGTCTGCTTCCGTTCGTCAAATTCAAGTGAAttgtatttgcttttaaaagtaaTCTGCCCCCCAAAACAAAAGCCACATCTATTTCTGGCTGGGTATATCACACACAACATGCAAAGAAAATCACCACCTACTACCTACTATTTGCATAGCACTCGAGCTGCCTGATCACAATTGCGACATAAAAAAGGTAGATTTCCACATTGATATGTACAAATAAGAAATACAAGTACAGTCAGTTGTAAAGTAACACAGATGAGGGAATACTGTGCTAGCTCGTCTGAGTCCAATCTCCAAATGAGAACAGAGTGCAACATGCAAAGGAGCCTCTAGTGAATACTGCAGACGGGAAGCAGGACTAGACAGGGCACTGACAGGGAGGAGCTACAAAAGGCAAAGCAAAACCACGTGCTAGCAGCATCTCTAGAGAAGGACTAAAGTCACAATCATGTTCTTTTTATACAGTAATTCCAGCTATGACGAGTTGAACATGCAACTGTAAAGTGATAAACACAGCTTGTGGTGCagggaggaaaacaaaacactctTTATAGAGAGGCCTATCAGGTTAAACATTTCAACATTTCTCACAAAATATTTAGAATCTGTCAGTGCATTAGTGTTAAAGTGGCATTAAAAACTTCTGCAGTTTTAACAGATGCAGATTATTTCCAAAATGCATAGCATCTACATTCCCTTCGAGTAGGCACCATGATATTTACAGCAGTGCTAGAGTTCTTGATGGAAACAGCCGTCTCACTGGACTTCCTACTATTTCTTAAACAGCTACTGTATTCTATCTCAAATTCAACAAATACTCAccaaaaaattcaaaaatatacCCTATGGATATTAAAAGAACTATATACAACCATTCTAAGACACAGGTTAATAGGCTGCCTCGTGTGTAATAGTAAAGAGAAGACGTTATTCAAGTTTGACAGATACTGAGATGAAAGGCCTTTGGGTTGGAAGCATATTAAAAGACAACAGTGTTTTAGGCTGAGGATTGTTTGAGCCCAGTTTATGACTAAGGCATTgcataataaaatatacatttctatTTGGTGCAATGTTATGTTTTGGAATCTATAGTGTACTGAATGCTTTATTTTCTTGTCACTTTAGTAAACACTAAAAAGCACACATTTCCAACGTTTTAAATCAAACttacacaaggaaaaaaaaatcaaacactgtCTATGTTTTATATTGAGCTGTTtataaaaaaatacttaaaagtcATGTTTACTTCTTATGGGGGCAGTAACCCAATAAACAGATTCTGAGTAAGAAAAAACCACAATGCCAAAAATTCATCTGCCCCTTAAACTTATGTCCAAAGTCTCATCAGAATAGGAAATtaaggggaaaaggggaggggaggagatagTTCCAATTTGGGTTTTTATTATAATGATTTTAAAGCCTTCAGAAATATTCCACCTAAGAAAAGGCTAGAGCTCTACAGTACGAGCGACAACCAGCCATTAAGTGTGTTGTCCCCTGTGGCCATCTCCCATCCCTGACCTCCTCCTATCTCCCCTGTAAGGGCGTCCTCTAACATGTCGATGGTACTGATAACCTTCATCCCGGCTTCTGTTAGGCTGCCCTTTCCAGGACTCCTCGCCTCTCACATGTTGATAGCCACCTCTACCAGAAGAGCCCCAATCACTTTTGTACTTCCTGCTTCCATAAGTTTGATTATAAAACTGCTTGGATCTGCCACTTCTCAAAATATTAGACACTTCGTTCTCATCTTCTGAactctcttcttttggtcttTGCAATCTATCCACAGAGTTGGCCCCAGAGCTGAGCACATCGGCAGCAGTCTTGGGGTCTTTGACTTTCTCTGGTTTTTCTTTCAGACTTTGAATGGTCCTCTTAGGCTCAGGTTCAGCAgacacagcctctctctctcgGTTTAGAATCTGAGTAGGGGGGTGAGCCTTTCCCTCCACTCCAGAAGAACCTGAAGACAAGTCTATGTCTGCCTTCCGCGTCTGGGACGACTGCTCCACCCGGCCTTCATGCTTGCTGCTCACACTTGCTTCAGAGAGAGAATGTGCGCCTTCAACTCTGGCTTCTGGGAACTCGTCTACTGCTGAGACAGAATCGCACTCTTTAGACAGATCTAGATTTTCCAAAGGCAAATCCAACTCTCCTTTATCATCAGGGGGCAGGACAATATTTTGCCTCATTACAGGATTTTCCACAAATCCCTGAAAAGGATACCCATACCAAAcatgagggaagaaaggaggtgcAATGGGAACAGGACCTAAGAATGGATTAGGCCCAAAGGACTGCTGTGGGTACATGTTCTTGCCGCTAAGTGACTCTTCATACTCAGCGTGAAGAAGCTGCCCTGGGCTCTCAGACTCCAGTTCAGGTTGGTAAGACAACTGTCCATGACCTTCAGACACCTGAGATGGAGGGATAACCAGAGGGGAAGAAAACGCAGGTGGTCCGATCTCTGCCTGTGGCATCTGGCCATTAACACTGGCCTCAGGGTGCATAGAGTAGTGGGCGTCAGCACAGGGGCAGTCACTTTCACTCTGAGCAGGAGGGGCTTCTTGGAACCAAGTACTCTGAGGATACACAGGAACAGGGACCTTTGGGTACACCCTGCAGGCTGCCATGTACGCCTGGTGCAGAGGATACAGGTAAGAGTGTGGGGCCCACATAGGGCAACTATATGCCtgaaagacaacaacaaaaacagcaggaCAAACAGAAACACGAGAGGTTAAAAAGCCATCTTTCTGAAAAGTATTTAGCTTAAGCTAAGTCtctcatgcacataaaaacataaaacacacacaggaCCACAGTGGTGACCAACTGTTCCCTGGTCCTGGCCTGATGCAGATTACAAGGAAGAAGCATCATCTCAGCCTCTCAGTTTAGCTAGAGCCACTCACTAGCCTGCCACAAAATACTCAAGACAGTCTCCAACAAGGCTCATTAACTAGGAGTCCTCAAAGTGCTCTAATAGCCAAGGATTAACATTTCAGAACTCTTAACAAAggataaaaatgagaaagaaatgctTTGAATACTTTCTTTGTTGgtattcaattaaaaaacaaaattatgaaaaaatgtAACTAGCTGACAATATAATCCAGCATGACCTAGGTAAATGTAACCAAGTTCTAGATAGGTATCATTCAGTAAACCTTAAATTACCAATTAAGAgttaaatactttaaattttactATTTATAGTGATGAGGTTAACTTTGAAAAGATAAGATGCAAATACCTTTACACCAAGATTGAAGAAGAATCGAAGAATATTCttatctgaaaaaaagaataatttttcaCTAAAATTATATAACCAAAGCTTTTCTTTCTGCCAACGTCAACTATTAAAGCTCTAAAAGACATTTTTCTGCTGTATGGTCTGTGCAGTAAAACACCGGGCTGTTACTAGATGGTGCTTCCAGGTCTGCTGTACTTCCCTCCACATCAACATCTAAGTCCCTAAATAACTTAAATGTAGTTTATCTGATTAAAATTCaatctgaggggttggggatttagctcagcggtagagcgcttgcctagcgagcgcaaggccctgggtttggtccccaactccgaaaaaaaagaaaaaaaaaaatcaatctgagAAAAATTCAGATGAACATTGTACTTTTCATATATTCTATTGTGATTTCAAGaattacaaaatgaaaacatagGGAAAAATAGTTAAAATTACCATAACTCAAACCAGGTATTGGTAGTGCATACTTAAAACCGAGAACCCAGGAGACTGACGCAGAATATACGCTCACAGCCTGGACTAGAGAGAGACACTgcctataaaataaattaaaacttggACTGGATGGCCCAGTGGCTAAAAGCACTgtccactgctcttccagaaatcttgaattcaattcccagcaaccaaccacatggtggctcacaaccatctgtaatgggatctgatgccctcttctggtgtgtctaaagacagctacagtgtgcttatatataaaaaataaatctttatttaaaattaattaaatcttAGAAGTGATTTTAAAGCTGTCCAAAATTttttatggaaaagaaaaaacaaaaaagcatgaGAGGCTTTGCTAAGCACAAAAGCTCATTTTCTACCAAGCTAAAACAGGCCTGAGCACTCAAATGACCTGATCATTTCCTCAGCTCACTGTTCCTCACTGAGCGCCTTCAATGGCTTTCTCACTAATTCTGGTATACTTGAGGGAAACAGcagctggaggctggagagggCCTCACCTTTAGGCAGGTCCTCGCCGGTCTGACACAGTGAATAGGGTGGTGCAATGGCTCGATCTCCCTTCTCACTACAAGGAAACCCAGGATAGAGTGGGTCTTGATAGAGGCTCATTGTCTGAGGCAAAGGCATCAAGGGCTGGTTAACTGCCTGAATTGACACAGGAACCGGAGAGGGTGTTAAATGCGCTTGTGACACGGCAGCATCAGGTCCAGTGGTCTGTGTCACTGACAAAATGGGAATCTGAGCAGGGACACCTAAGAAAGACAAGGGAAGAAACAAAAGCTATAAAAAGATGTTATTTTCATCTAGAAATATCTGTAGTAAATTAACAGTACTGCACAGCATGTACACCTTGTACAGCAGTACACAGTAAGCAACCCTAAGTACTTTAGTAACGATCCAGGAAACAAGCAGAGTCCATGTCTTCTAAGCATAGTCCCCATAGAATGTCTAAAGCAAAGTCCTTACAGAGCCCGAAAGGAGTTGTGACAGTGTTGCctacagaggaaacacaaactgTGGCACCAGTCACTGTTGACCAAACACAACCAAAGAGAGCAATGTGACAACAGGGTAAGCGGCTCAAATATCACACCCCCATGATGACAGAAGCACCCCAATGACCGCCATGCACAGGACTTGGCCGCCTTCCAGAACCATCAGAAGTACTCAGTCTGCTGCAGTAGGGCTCCACTCAGGAACCTGAGACTTCTGATCTGAAGGCACTGTTGCTAACTGATTGGAAAATTTTCCAAATTTCTAACCTGTTGGTCCGAAAGTTGTGGGTTCACTTGGCCAGGCTGGCACAGTGGCTGGTAAAGAAGGCACCGCAGGAGTGAGATGAACTTCTGGAGAGACTAGGAGGGGGGCTGGATTTGACAAAGGTATATGTTCTGCTGGCTTCTTCAAGAAtgggaggttaaaaaaaaaggaagaaaaaaatcattttgctttgacacattttattaataaatttatCTTGAGTGAAGTATGAAAGGCACTactttaaaactaagcatataaTTATTCACGTGAGTCTCAGCGCTCACTCACTAGCCAAGAATACGCACAACGCATTTCCTATTGACACATTTgcaggagtcacaggcagttaGAGACGACGAGCTTTGAAGGCAAGTGGGAAAACAATCACTCACAGAAGTCCTTAGCTTCCTTTCTACTAAACCAGTCTgacacaaaactttaaaaatcacGCTTGGGTACATTCATTTTGCCAACAAGTCTGTAGAGGTAAGACCATTTAGACTGAGAACCAAAGTGTCTGCTAACACTCTCAAGTGTGTTCATTTACTTGGCAAACTACTGGTCCTTTTAAATGCACAGAGACTAATTCATTAGTGACAATGCACATAACTTCTAGAGATATTTTTAATGCTCTTTTTAATttcccagttgaaccagcacaaaaataaataagggtGCCAAACATAAAAGTTAGCAACTAAACTTAACTCAAATTAAGTCACAGGAATGGCTATAAAATGACATTCCAGAAAAGTTTACAACATTCTAGGAtaagccaaaaaaagaaaaaattaataaaataaatttaatagcaCCTACATTATGTCAGAAATAAATTCTGCCATTTACACACTGATGTTTTCACATACAGAATAAAGAAACCCTAAGACTAGACACACTATATACCAAGGCCAGTAAACTTACTTGTTCTACAGGAGATGGGCACTCTTTCTTTGACTTAGATGGTGATGAAACTCTTGTACATTTATCATCGCTGATCTTTGAAAGCAGGAAAAGTCACACTGATTAAGAGATCTGCATTTTGGATAGTTCTCTGAGAACCCCTCCTGCACATCCCTGTCACAGTACTGGGGAGCTCTTTTGGGGGGTAGGACTTCCAAGAGCATTAACAATCTCCTGTACAAACCTCACTCTCTATAAAGTACTCAAGATTAAACACTAAGATCCCACAGAGTGGCGAATGActtccatcccagcacttggaaggcagaggcaagcagacctctgagatagaggtcagcctggtctacagagcgagttccaggacaacatgAAAAACCCTGTTTTGCAACTATTAAGATAAGACATCCTGAGATAACCTGAGAAAGTAATGG from Rattus norvegicus strain BN/NHsdMcwi chromosome 19, GRCr8, whole genome shotgun sequence encodes the following:
- the Otud4 gene encoding OTU domain-containing protein 4 produces the protein MEAAVGAPDGVDQGGAGPLEDATPMDAYLRKLGLYRKLVAKDGSCLFRAVAEQVLHSQSRHVEVRMACIRYLRDNREKFEAFIEGSFEEYLKRLENPQEWVGQVEISALSLMYRKDFVIYQEPNVSPSHVTENNFPEKVLLCFSNGNHYDIVYPITYRDSSAVCQSLLYELLYEKVFKTDVSKIMMGLETSEVADESNSEISDSEDDSCKSKSTAATDVNGFKSSGSENPKNHGNSADLPLSRKVLKSLSPAVYRNVEYEIWLKSKQAQQKRDYSIAAGLQYEGGERCHVRLDHNGKLSNADIHGVHSENGPVLSEELGKKQTPKNLKPPPPESWNTVSGKKMKKPNSGQNFHSDTDYRGPKNLNKPIKAPSALPPRLQHPPAGVRQHALSSHSTGPQSQKSSSEHKNLSRVPSQITRKPDRERAEDFDHVSRESYYFGLSPEERREKQAIEESRLLYEIQNRDEQAFPALSSSSVSQSPQNSNACVPRKSSHARDRKGSMRRVDAEERKDKDSLRGHTHMDKKPEPSTLEISDDKCTRVSSPSKSKKECPSPVEQKPAEHIPLSNPAPLLVSPEVHLTPAVPSLPATVPAWPSEPTTFGPTGVPAQIPILSVTQTTGPDAAVSQAHLTPSPVPVSIQAVNQPLMPLPQTMSLYQDPLYPGFPCSEKGDRAIAPPYSLCQTGEDLPKDKNILRFFFNLGVKAYSCPMWAPHSYLYPLHQAYMAACRVYPKVPVPVYPQSTWFQEAPPAQSESDCPCADAHYSMHPEASVNGQMPQAEIGPPAFSSPLVIPPSQVSEGHGQLSYQPELESESPGQLLHAEYEESLSGKNMYPQQSFGPNPFLGPVPIAPPFFPHVWYGYPFQGFVENPVMRQNIVLPPDDKGELDLPLENLDLSKECDSVSAVDEFPEARVEGAHSLSEASVSSKHEGRVEQSSQTRKADIDLSSGSSGVEGKAHPPTQILNREREAVSAEPEPKRTIQSLKEKPEKVKDPKTAADVLSSGANSVDRLQRPKEESSEDENEVSNILRSGRSKQFYNQTYGSRKYKSDWGSSGRGGYQHVRGEESWKGQPNRSRDEGYQYHRHVRGRPYRGDRRRSGMGDGHRGQHT